The following proteins are encoded in a genomic region of Opisthocomus hoazin isolate bOpiHoa1 chromosome 4, bOpiHoa1.hap1, whole genome shotgun sequence:
- the SST gene encoding somatostatin, producing MLSCRLQCALALLSIALALGTVSAAPSDPRLRQFLQKSLAAAAGKQELAKYFLAELLSEPSQTENEALESEDLSRGAEQDEVRLELERSANSNPALAPRERKAGCKNFFWKTFTSC from the exons ATGCTGTCGTGCCGCCTCCAGTGCGCCCTGGCCCTGCTCTCCATCGCCCTGGCCCTCGGCACCGTCTCGGCCGCCCCGTCGGACCCGCGGCTCCGGCAGTTCCTGCAGAAGTCACTGGCTGCCGCCGCCGGGAAGCAG GAACTGGCCAAGTACTTTTTGGCAGAACTGCTCTCAGAGCCAAGCCAGACAGAAAATGAAGCCCTGGAGTCTGAGGACTTGTCCCGAGGGGCTGAGCAGGACGAAGTGAGACTGGAGCTGGAGCGCTCGGCTAACTCAAACCCCGCTCTGGCACCCCGGGAACGCAAAGCGGGCTGCAAGAACTTCTTCTGGAAAACTTTCACATCCTGTTAG